One window of the Diospyros lotus cultivar Yz01 chromosome 12, ASM1463336v1, whole genome shotgun sequence genome contains the following:
- the LOC127786592 gene encoding LOW QUALITY PROTEIN: poly [ADP-ribose] polymerase 1 (The sequence of the model RefSeq protein was modified relative to this genomic sequence to represent the inferred CDS: substituted 2 bases at 2 genomic stop codons): MASPAKPWKAEYAKSARSSCKTCKSPIDKERFRLGKMVQATQFDGFIPMWHHAECVLKKANQIKSPDDVGGIELLRWEDQQKIRKYLEGGGSQATSAPTVMECSIEVSQTSRATCRRCNQKIMKGEVRISMKPEGQGARGLAWHHANCFMELSPTTQVEKLSGWSTLPGSDQAAVLAMFEKVPSSKKGGXKNXDRDDKESSKGGAKRKRPVNDDQKSKLSKVESGASVSKSSSEKTAAEPLDKHPKASNLEIQLEAQAKEIWALKDDLKKHVTTVELREMLDANDQDSTGSELDLRDRCADGMLFGAPKPCPLCSGHLHYSGGMYRCGGFLSAWSKCSYSNTEPERVKGKWKIPEGTSNSYLCKWFKAQKAKKPSRVLPQPSSNMSPGKHTVNGQTLSSKGEKLEDLKVAIVGLPKESMDEWKAKIEGAGGQVHTKIKKDTNCLVVSGVLDDKGADMRKARRMKLPIVREDYLVDSIRRQKKLPFDLYKIEAIGEASSMVTVKVKGRSAVHESSGLQDSGHILEDGKSIYNTTLSMSDLSTGVNSYYILQIIQEDQGSGCYVFRKWGRVGNDKIGGKKLDDMPKSDAIREFKRLFLEKTGNPWEAWEEKKNFQKQPGRFFPLDIDYGVNKDVSKKKNLSYAGSQLASPLVELMKMLFNVEAYRAAMMEFEINMSEMPLGKLSKSNIQKGFEALTEIQNLLSSNELDLSYKESLIVDASNRFFTVIPSIHPHVIRDEDDFKSKVKMLEALQDIEIASRLVGFDVDDDESLDEKYMKLHCDITPLPHDSEDYRLIEKYLNTTHAPTHTDWALELEEVFSLEREGEIDKFAPYREKLGNRLLLWHGSRLTNFVGILSQGLRIAPPEAPATGYMFGKGIYFADLVSKSAQYCCTDKKNPTGLMLLSEVALGEVYELKKATYMDKPPEGKHSTKGLGKKIPLESEYVKWRNGVVVPCGKPVTSKAKASDLMYNEYIVYNTAQVKMQFLLKVRFHHKR, from the exons ATGGCGAGCCCAGCGAAGCCATGGAAAGCGGAGTATGCGAAGTCGGCGAGATCCTCTTGCAAAACCTGCAAGTCCCCCATCGACAAGGAAAGGTTCAGGCTTGGAAAGATGGTTCAGGCTACCCAATTCGACGGCTTCATTCCT ATGTGGCATCATGCTGAATGCGTACTGAAGAAAGCTAACCAGATAAAATC CCCTGATGATGTTGGAGGTATAGAATTGCTTCGATGGGAAGACCAACAGAAGATAAGGAAATATTTAGAGGGTGGTGGATCTCAAGCTACCTCTGCCCCTACTGTAATGGAATGCAGTATTGAAGTTTCACAAACTTCCCGAGCCACTTGTCGTCGTTGCAATCAAAAGATTATGAAAGGAGAG GTACGTATATCAATGAAGCCTGAAGGTCAAGGTGCGAGAGGCTTGGCATGGCACCACGCAAATTGTTTCATGGAACTGTCACCAACCACACAAGTGGAGAAATTGTCAGGATGGAGTACCCTTCCAGGCTCTGATCAGGCAGCTGTTCTTGCCATGTTTGAGAAGGTTCCATCTTCCAAAAAAGgtg GGTAAAAAAATTGAGATAGAGATGATAAAGAATCATCAAAAGGTGGAGCAAAACGTAAAAGACCCGTGAATGATGATCAAAAGTCAAAACTTTCTAAAGTTGAATCTGGTGCATCAGTGAGCAAGTCGTCATCTGAAAAGACTGCTGCTGAGCCCCTGGACAAACATCCTAAAGCATCTAATTTGGAGATTCAGCTGGAGGCCCAAGCAAAAGAAATATGGGCTCTAAAAGATGATCTCAAGAAGCACGTGACAACCGTGGAATTGAGAGAGATGCTTGATGCTAATGATCAAGATTCAACTGGATCAGAACTTGACCTGCGAGACCGTTG TGCTGATGGAATGCTTTTTGGAGCACCTAAACCCTGCCCATTGTGCTCTGGTCATCTACATTATTCAGGAGGCATGTACAGATGTGGTGGGTTCCTATCAGCATGGAGCAAGTGTTCATACTCTAACACTGAGCCTGAACGTGTCAAAGGGAAGTGGAAAATCCCTGAGGGAACTAGCAACAGTTATCTCTGCAAG TGGTTTAAAGCACAAAAGGCAAAGAAACCTTCTCGGGTGTTGCCTCAGCCTTCTTCCAATATGTCTCCTGGAAAACACACTGTTAATGGACAAACTCTGTCATCAAAGGGTGAAAAGTTGGAAGATCTGAAGGTTGCTATTGTTGGATTACCCAAGGAGTCGATG GATGAATGGAAGGCCAAAATTGAGGGTGCTGGTGGGCAGGTTCACACTAAGATAAAAAAAG ATACAAACTGCTTAGTTGTGAGTGGAGTGCTGGATGATAAAGGTGCTGACATGAGGAAGGCAAG GAGGATGAAATTACCTATTGTTAGAGAGGATTATCTGGTGGACTCTATTAGAAGACAGAAAAAGCTTCCTTTTGATTTGTACAAAATTGAAGCCATTGGTGAAGCCTCTAGCATGGTCACTGTAAAAGTGAAAGGGCGGAGTGCTGTGCATGAATCTTCAGGGTTGCAAGATTCTGGCCACATCCTTGAAGATGGGAAAAGTATATATAATACAACTCTGAGCATGTCTGACCTTTCAACTGGCGTTAACAG CTACTACATTCTTCAAATCATACAAGAAGATCAAGGTTCAGGTTGTTATGTATTTCGCAAATGGGGTCGTGTTGGGAATGACaaaattggagggaaaaaaCTTGATGATATGCCAAAATCAGATGCAATTAGAGAATTCAAGCGCCTCTTCCTTGAGAAAACCGGGAACCCATGGGAAGCatgggaagaaaagaaaaattttcagAAGCAGCCTGGCAGATTCTTCCCATTGGACATT GATTATGGGGTCAATAAAGATGTCTCTAAGAAGAAAAATCTAAGTTATGCCGGAAGCCAACTTGCTTCGCCATTGGTAGAATTGATGAAGATGCTTTTTAATGTGGAAGCATACAG GGCTGCCATGATGGAATTTGAGATCAATATGTCAGAAATGCCACTTGGGAAGCTTAGCAAAAGTAATATCCAAAAAG GGTTTGAGGCCTTAACAGAGATACAGAATCTACTGAGTAGTAATGAGCTTGACCTGTCTTACAAAGAAAGCCTGATTGTTGATGCAAGCAATCGCTTTTTCACTGTGATTCCTTCTATCCATCCCCATGTGATTAGAGATGAGGATGATTTTAAGTCAAAG GTGAAAATGTTGGAAGCTCTCCAAGACATTGAAATAGCTTCTAGACTAGTAGGTTTTGATGTTGATGACGACGAGTCCCttgatgaaaaatatatgaaGCTCCACTGTGATATTACTCCACTTCCTCATGATAGCGAAGATTATCGGTTGATTGAGAAGTATCTTAACACTACTCATGCCCCTACACATACA GATTGGGCTCTTGAATTGGAAGAAGTATTTTCATTGGAAAGAGAAGGGGAAATTGATAAGTTTGCTCCCTACCGAGAAAAACTGGGGAACAGACTACTTCTATGGCATG GTTCTCGGTTGACAAATTTTGTGGGTATACTTAGCCAAGGATTGAGGATAGCCCCTCCTGAAGCTCCAGCAACTGGCTACATG TTTGGCAAGGGAATCTACTTTGCTGACTTGGTCAGCAAAAGTGCTCAGTATTGTTGTACTGATAAGAAAAATCCTACGGGCTTAATGCTTCTAAGTGAAGTTGCCTTAGGAGAGGTTTATGAGCTCAAGAAGGCCACA
- the LOC127786552 gene encoding deoxyhypusine hydroxylase gives MASCVNAFAVSAEMEKFLCDQLLDQNQPISERFRALFSLRNLRGPLPRNALIAATRDSSNLLAHEAAFALGQMQDSDAIPALEAILSDISLHPIVRHEAAEALGAIGLESNIPLLKHGLVSDPAEEVRETCELALSRIEEMKDVQNHDRSSVTESSPFLSVDPAAPASCSSVDHLREVLLDEEKSMYERYAALFALRNHGGDKAITAIIDSLGSRSALLRHEVAYVLGQLQNKTASAALSKILRNTNEHPMVRHEAAEALGSIADDQCVGLLEEFVKDPEPIVSQSCEVALSMLEFERSGQSFEFLFMQRPTVEEVSAA, from the exons ATGGCTTCTTGCGTGAACGCTTTCGCTGTGTCGGCAGAGATGGAGAAGTTCTTGTGCGACCAGTTGCTGGACCAGAACCAGCCCATATCGGAGCGCTTCAGAGCCCTCTTCTCTCTTCGCAATCTCCGTGGTCCTCTCCCTCGCAATGCCCTTATTGccg CAACAAGAGATTCCTCAAATCTACTGGCACATGAGGCTGCATTTGCATTGGGTCAGATGCAAGATAGTGATGCCATCCCTGCATTAGAAGCCATTCTCAGTGATATTTCTCTGCATCCCATTGTTCGCCATGAG GCTGCAGAAGCTCTCGGGGCAATTGGTTTGGAGAGTAATATTCCTCTTTTAAAGCACGGTCTGGTTTCAGATCCAGCTGAGGAGGTCCGAGAAACATGTGAATTGGCTCTTAGTCGTATTGAAGAAATGAAGGATGTCCAGAATCATGACAGATCATCTGTTACTGAATCATCACCATTTTTGTCAGTTGACCCTGCTGCACCTGCCTCTTGTTCTTCTGTTGATCACTTAAG GGAAGTTCTTTTGGATGAAGAAAAGAGCATGTATGAGCGATATGCAGCTCTTTTTGCACTTAGGAACCATGGGGGAGACAAAGCCATCACTGCCATAATTGATTCTTTGGGTTCAAGGAGTGCTCTCTTGCGTCATGAG GTTGCTTATGTCTTGGGTCAATTGCAAAACAAAACTGCATCTGCTGCACTTTCCAAGATACTTAGGAACACAAATGAGCACCCAATGGTTAGACATGAAGCTGCTGAAGCTCTTGGTTCTATTGCAG ATGATCAATGTGTAGGACTTCTGGAGGAATTTGTAAAAGATCCTGAGCCTATTGTGTCACAAAGCTGTGAAGTTGCTCTTAGCATGCTGGAATTTGAGAGATCAGGCCAATCTTTTGAG TTCCTCTTCATGCAGAGGCCTACAGTTGAGGAAGTTTCAGCAGCATGA
- the LOC127786579 gene encoding transcriptional regulator SUPERMAN-like gives MDSIHPDNSATSSDEEVDDQPPEQDNIYVAAGRSYECVFCKRGFSTAQALGGHMNIHRRDRAKTGRPGSTSPHSLGELYANPRSFQHVLSRPPEFSREAQVSLRTHFPASTSAARPAAYAATQGSFCDQSQQGLNLNPFGDDCRVSMSLSLRFGPLDVEDKEKKRDVGSEEEDGLDLELRLGCNP, from the coding sequence ATGGATTCCATCCACCCCGATAACTCCGCAACTTCATCGGACGAGGAAGTTGACGACCAGCCGCCGGAGCAAGACAACATATACGTGGCCGCAGGCCGTTCCTACGAGTGTGTCTTCTGCAAGCGAGGCTTCTCGACGGCGCAGGCTTTGGGGGGCCACATGAACATCCACAGGAGAGATCGAGCCAAGACCGGCCGGCCGGGTTCGACGAGTCCACACAGCCTTGGAGAGCTCTACGCGAATCCCAGGAGCTTCCAGCATGTTCTGAGCAGGCCACCGGAATTTTCTCGGGAGGCTCAGGTCAGTCTCCGGACCCATTTTCCAGCTTCGACATCGGCTGCAAGGCCTGCTGCTTATGCAGCAACCCAGGGTAGCTTCTGCGATCAAAGCCAGCAAGGGTTGAATTTGAATCCATTTGGAGACGATTGCAGGGTGAGTATGAGCTTGAGCTTGAGGTTTGGCCCGCTGGATGTGGaggataaggagaagaagagagacgTTGGAAGCGAGGAGGAAGATGGGTTGGATTTGGAGCTCAGGCTTGGTTGCAATCCATAG